A genomic segment from Methanolobus zinderi encodes:
- a CDS encoding FAD-dependent oxidoreductase, translated as MNTGRSTDYTPQGKAEAYWISSTPESDYPSPSENAEVDVAIIGGGIVGVTSALLLKQAGLSVALIEAGRILHGVSGQTTAKVTSQHHLIYDHLISHYGEDQARKYAESNQAAIEKMASLINEHNIDCDFMYKPAYVYAGSMSSVEKIHKEVDAAKKLGLPASFDDNPPLPFGTYGAVRFDRQAQFHPRKYLCALARMIPGDGSHIFENQQVREMEGDGPVKVSTHEGITVTAKDVIQATHFPVFDKPGIFFSRLYQSRSYVLGVRIGEPFPEGMFINAEKPAHSLRSQPTDAGELVLVAGEEHRTGEAKNSLDHYRRLEEWARSIFPVKSVDYHWSTQDVMPVDHVPYIGRITSGSKHSYMATGFQKWGMTTGTVAAMIISDMILGNENPWAKVYSPSRFKPVESAKDIFLQTVESTKGLVGARILPLHEDVSNLAPGTGAVVKVEGERVAAYRDDNGDLHTLDPACSHMGCFVSWNNAEKTWDCPCHGSRFNIKGEVVHNPAVHNLSKKKVNENKSDHE; from the coding sequence CAGGGCAAAGCTGAAGCATACTGGATATCCTCTACACCAGAGTCCGACTATCCGTCTCCTTCGGAAAATGCCGAAGTCGATGTGGCGATAATCGGTGGCGGGATAGTCGGTGTTACTTCTGCATTACTGCTGAAACAGGCAGGTTTATCCGTAGCCCTTATCGAGGCAGGTCGTATACTGCACGGAGTGAGTGGACAGACTACTGCAAAGGTCACCTCTCAGCATCATCTGATCTATGACCATCTGATCTCCCATTACGGAGAAGATCAGGCCAGAAAGTATGCAGAATCGAATCAGGCAGCCATAGAAAAAATGGCTTCACTGATCAATGAACACAATATTGATTGCGATTTTATGTACAAGCCTGCTTACGTTTATGCAGGCTCCATGAGCTCGGTGGAAAAGATTCACAAAGAGGTGGATGCAGCTAAAAAGCTGGGACTTCCCGCATCCTTTGATGATAATCCTCCGCTTCCGTTCGGCACATACGGAGCTGTCCGTTTCGATAGACAGGCACAGTTCCATCCGCGTAAATACCTGTGTGCACTGGCACGCATGATCCCTGGAGACGGAAGCCATATCTTTGAGAATCAGCAGGTACGTGAAATGGAAGGTGACGGACCTGTAAAAGTAAGTACCCACGAAGGCATCACGGTAACTGCAAAGGATGTGATACAGGCCACACATTTCCCTGTATTTGACAAACCCGGCATATTCTTCTCAAGGCTCTACCAGTCCCGTTCCTATGTACTGGGAGTGCGCATAGGCGAACCCTTCCCTGAAGGTATGTTCATCAATGCGGAAAAACCTGCACATTCTTTACGTTCGCAGCCGACAGATGCTGGTGAACTGGTACTTGTGGCCGGGGAGGAGCACAGGACAGGCGAGGCTAAAAACTCGCTCGATCATTATAGAAGGCTGGAGGAATGGGCACGCTCCATCTTCCCTGTAAAATCCGTCGATTATCACTGGTCCACACAGGATGTCATGCCTGTGGATCACGTACCCTATATCGGAAGGATCACATCGGGAAGCAAACATTCCTATATGGCAACCGGTTTCCAGAAATGGGGTATGACCACAGGCACGGTGGCGGCAATGATCATCAGTGATATGATCCTCGGGAATGAGAATCCCTGGGCAAAGGTATACAGTCCGTCACGTTTCAAGCCGGTGGAATCTGCAAAAGATATTTTCTTGCAGACAGTTGAATCCACGAAGGGGCTTGTGGGTGCAAGGATACTACCACTTCATGAGGATGTTTCGAATCTGGCTCCAGGTACTGGTGCAGTTGTAAAGGTTGAGGGTGAAAGGGTTGCTGCCTATCGTGACGATAACGGTGATCTCCATACACTGGACCCTGCCTGCAGTCACATGGGATGCTTCGTTTCCTGGAACAATGCGGAAAAGACATGGGATTGTCCGTGTCACGGTTCAAGGTTCAATATCAAGGGAGAAGTGGTCCATAACCCTGCCGTGCACAACCTCTCTAAAAAGAAGGTAAATGAAAACAAGAGTGACCACGAGTGA
- a CDS encoding DUF4258 domain-containing protein, whose amino-acid sequence MGKSDLKHIQDMIIQDKFIVSDHARTRMFQRNVTTDELIKAVNNSSIIEEYPDDRPCPSVLLLGFVNNEAFHVVVADCTDHARIITVYYPAKDKWIENKIRVDDK is encoded by the coding sequence ATGGGAAAATCGGACCTAAAACATATACAAGATATGATCATACAGGACAAGTTCATTGTTTCAGATCATGCAAGGACAAGGATGTTCCAGAGAAATGTCACAACAGATGAACTGATCAAAGCTGTGAACAATTCAAGCATCATTGAAGAATATCCCGATGATAGGCCATGTCCTTCTGTTCTTCTTCTGGGTTTTGTTAATAATGAGGCATTTCATGTGGTAGTAGCAGATTGTACTGATCATGCGAGAATAATAACCGTTTATTACCCGGCAAAAGATAAATGGATTGAAAACAAAATAAGGGTTGATGACAAATGA
- a CDS encoding type II toxin-antitoxin system MqsA family antitoxin, producing MIPDKCSFCKGRLIKGKHEFVVKIGGTVLSIRDVDAFICEECGEAYYTPETSRRIDKVMTRFHDSTLRVHPLAAGEISLSEIEAENC from the coding sequence ATGATTCCTGATAAATGCAGTTTCTGTAAAGGCAGGTTAATTAAAGGTAAGCATGAATTTGTTGTAAAAATAGGTGGAACCGTGCTTTCAATCAGGGATGTTGATGCTTTTATCTGCGAAGAATGCGGAGAAGCATATTATACGCCTGAAACCTCAAGGCGAATAGACAAAGTTATGACTCGTTTTCATGATTCTACTCTGCGTGTTCATCCGCTTGCTGCAGGAGAAATTAGCCTTAGCGAGATCGAAGCTGAAAACTGCTAA
- a CDS encoding type II toxin-antitoxin system PemK/MazF family toxin: protein MPRKGDIVIINFPFTNGSSSKLRPALALTDQIRSDIVLCQITSKQSNDSFAICLTNTDLSSGAIRHTSWIRINKIFTMDSGDVRKVIGSIDSSKRSEVQDKLNDLFGR, encoded by the coding sequence ATGCCACGGAAAGGAGATATTGTAATAATCAATTTTCCGTTTACAAACGGTAGTTCCAGCAAACTAAGGCCTGCACTTGCACTCACTGATCAGATAAGAAGTGATATTGTCCTGTGTCAGATAACATCAAAGCAATCCAATGATTCCTTTGCAATCTGTTTGACAAATACCGATCTTTCCAGCGGTGCTATTCGCCATACGAGCTGGATTAGGATCAACAAGATCTTCACAATGGATTCAGGGGATGTTCGTAAAGTCATCGGATCAATCGACAGTTCTAAACGATCAGAAGTTCAGGATAAGCTAAATGATTTGTTTGGCAGATAA
- a CDS encoding AbrB/MazE/SpoVT family DNA-binding domain-containing protein, with amino-acid sequence MHQSEGKYGILQVRYVSDNSMTLLEIKSISVSKKGQITLPSAFRELNMKEDEKAAILVFHDHIEIRPMSALEEKLGCAIASQKALAESWDSPEDDAAWEYLNEELEE; translated from the coding sequence ATGCATCAATCAGAAGGTAAATATGGTATCTTACAAGTAAGATATGTAAGTGATAATTCCATGACATTGTTAGAGATCAAAAGTATATCTGTCTCCAAAAAGGGGCAGATAACCCTTCCAAGTGCATTTAGGGAACTCAACATGAAAGAAGATGAAAAAGCAGCAATTCTGGTATTTCATGACCACATTGAGATAAGGCCTATGTCTGCACTTGAGGAAAAACTTGGCTGTGCAATAGCATCCCAGAAGGCTCTCGCTGAATCGTGGGACTCGCCGGAAGATGACGCTGCCTGGGAATATCTGAATGAGGAACTGGAAGAGTAA
- a CDS encoding response regulator, which yields MIEQYRPRTLIVDDDPINVQLMEAQLVSKYDIFEAFSGEEALDILSRKKPDLIILDVMMPGINGYEVCRRIKSSEETSFIPVIIVTALSSRDDRLEGIEAGADDFLTKPIDRVELLTRSKNLLESKKLHDRLVSSEQKFRTLFENSVDAIILFTREGAVLEANAAACSMLGYEHEALLGMSREDLVAPEYRGKCMENTASVLENGQATFEALYVKKDGSRVPVEMSVNLIDYGGIPAFLNNGRDISERKKAEEAISKYTEDLSKANQALKSLDRMKDEFVSNLSHELKTPLISIKGYSELVHDEVLGPLNDKQKNAMQTVLDKYDHLSFLLDSLIYMSIAKSGKVNYRFDPVRIEDSLKRIAEYFSFKAGEKQITISTSFEDNLPLVMGDVEYLPYLFRSLVDNAIKFSPEGGTVLITAFREDGHVHATIKDSGIGIPKTEFSNVFKRFYQVDSSMARKYGGSGLGLYVSKMITEVHSGEIWIESQEGFGTTVHIRFPAYSPSPGR from the coding sequence ATGATTGAACAGTACAGGCCCAGGACCCTGATTGTAGACGATGACCCTATCAATGTCCAGTTAATGGAAGCCCAACTGGTCAGTAAATATGATATTTTTGAGGCTTTCAGTGGTGAAGAGGCACTTGATATCCTAAGCAGGAAAAAACCTGATCTTATCATTCTTGATGTTATGATGCCTGGCATAAACGGTTATGAAGTATGCAGGCGCATAAAATCATCTGAAGAAACCAGTTTTATTCCGGTTATAATCGTCACAGCCCTGTCTTCAAGAGATGACAGGCTGGAAGGTATAGAAGCAGGAGCAGATGATTTCCTCACAAAGCCCATTGACAGGGTCGAACTGCTCACCCGCTCGAAAAATCTCCTGGAGAGTAAAAAACTGCATGACAGACTGGTATCTTCCGAGCAGAAATTCAGGACACTTTTTGAAAACTCGGTGGATGCTATCATTCTATTTACCCGGGAAGGCGCTGTTCTGGAAGCAAATGCTGCAGCCTGCAGTATGCTGGGCTATGAACATGAAGCGCTTCTCGGTATGTCCAGGGAAGATCTGGTTGCACCCGAATACCGGGGAAAATGCATGGAAAATACCGCCTCAGTTCTGGAAAATGGACAGGCAACATTCGAAGCCCTCTATGTAAAAAAGGATGGTTCCAGAGTTCCTGTGGAAATGAGTGTAAACCTTATAGATTACGGTGGCATACCGGCTTTCCTGAACAACGGACGTGACATAAGCGAACGCAAAAAAGCAGAGGAAGCTATCAGTAAATACACAGAGGATCTCTCAAAGGCAAATCAGGCCTTAAAGTCACTGGACCGGATGAAGGATGAGTTCGTGTCCAATCTCAGCCATGAGCTAAAGACTCCGCTGATATCCATCAAAGGTTACAGTGAACTTGTGCACGATGAGGTGCTTGGTCCGTTAAATGATAAGCAGAAAAATGCCATGCAGACCGTACTCGATAAATACGATCATCTGAGTTTCCTTCTGGACTCGCTTATTTATATGAGTATAGCCAAGTCCGGAAAAGTCAACTACAGGTTCGATCCTGTAAGGATCGAGGACAGTCTCAAAAGAATTGCTGAATACTTTTCTTTCAAGGCCGGAGAAAAGCAGATAACGATCTCCACTTCCTTTGAGGATAATCTGCCACTTGTGATGGGTGATGTGGAGTACCTCCCGTATCTTTTCAGGTCCCTTGTGGATAATGCCATAAAATTCAGTCCCGAGGGTGGCACTGTGCTTATTACAGCTTTCCGGGAAGACGGACACGTGCACGCCACGATAAAAGATAGTGGTATAGGCATACCGAAAACCGAATTCTCAAACGTTTTCAAGCGATTTTACCAGGTCGACAGCTCGATGGCAAGGAAATACGGTGGCAGCGGACTTGGCCTCTACGTAAGTAAAATGATCACAGAGGTCCATTCCGGTGAGATCTGGATCGAGAGTCAGGAAGGTTTCGGGACTACAGTGCATATTAGATTCCCGGCCTATTCTCCTTCACCCGGAAGATAG
- a CDS encoding YqaA family protein, whose amino-acid sequence MLDNLLMNLSEYAYLSLFVTSFLASTVLPLGSETLVVVLIRSGFNFFAVVMVSTIGNYLGSCTTYYIGFKGRSDIIEKYFSISEKQLRKADSWFDKYGPFLLLFTWLPLVGDAITASGGMLKLDFRIFSIYVFIGKFLRYFAVSYLALNL is encoded by the coding sequence ATGCTGGATAACCTATTGATGAACCTGTCAGAATATGCATACCTGAGTCTTTTTGTGACAAGTTTTCTGGCGTCGACCGTTCTTCCCCTGGGATCTGAAACCCTTGTTGTTGTGCTTATCAGATCGGGATTTAATTTTTTTGCGGTTGTGATGGTTTCCACCATAGGAAACTATCTGGGCTCATGCACCACCTATTATATTGGCTTTAAGGGACGCAGCGATATTATTGAGAAATATTTTTCAATATCTGAAAAACAGCTAAGAAAAGCCGATAGCTGGTTTGATAAGTACGGCCCTTTCCTGCTACTGTTCACATGGCTTCCATTAGTAGGAGATGCCATAACAGCTTCAGGAGGAATGCTGAAGCTTGATTTCAGAATTTTTTCCATCTATGTGTTCATTGGAAAGTTTCTACGCTACTTTGCCGTTTCATATCTGGCCCTGAATTTATGA
- a CDS encoding cupin domain-containing protein encodes MKGFSTDIEKATLENSNFRKVLYTSKHSQLVLMSLKPGEEIGMEVHEENDQFFRFESGKGKCIIDGNEYEVGDGVAVVVPAGADHNVINTSDSEELKLYTIYSPAHHKDGIVRATKEEAEANEAEFDGTTTE; translated from the coding sequence ATGAAAGGATTTTCTACTGATATCGAAAAAGCCACATTGGAGAATAGTAACTTCCGTAAGGTTCTCTATACCTCAAAGCACAGCCAGCTTGTACTTATGAGCCTCAAGCCCGGGGAAGAGATCGGAATGGAGGTACATGAGGAGAATGACCAGTTCTTCCGTTTTGAAAGCGGAAAGGGAAAATGTATAATCGACGGTAACGAGTACGAGGTCGGTGACGGTGTAGCAGTGGTAGTACCGGCAGGTGCAGATCACAATGTAATCAATACATCAGACTCGGAGGAACTGAAACTCTATACGATCTATTCACCTGCACATCATAAGGATGGGATCGTACGCGCCACCAAGGAAGAAGCAGAAGCCAACGAAGCCGAGTTTGACGGGACAACTACGGAATAA
- a CDS encoding inorganic diphosphatase, whose amino-acid sequence MIIEIPKGSRNKYEYDKEKKMVKFERMLFSSMMYPCEYGFFPDTLALDGDPLDALVLTWEPTFPGCLIDVHPVALFDMEDDKGRDEKILCVPETDPLWNYIETLEQVPPHLLKEITHFFETYKNLENKQVQIFGWQGLEEAVSILTEAKSRYAEQSE is encoded by the coding sequence GTGATCATTGAGATTCCCAAGGGGAGTCGTAACAAATACGAGTATGATAAGGAAAAGAAAATGGTGAAATTTGAGAGGATGCTTTTTTCCTCAATGATGTATCCCTGTGAGTATGGTTTTTTCCCTGACACCCTTGCACTCGACGGAGATCCTCTTGACGCTCTTGTACTGACCTGGGAGCCTACCTTTCCGGGATGTCTTATAGATGTGCATCCTGTTGCATTGTTCGATATGGAGGATGATAAGGGAAGGGATGAAAAGATACTCTGTGTCCCGGAAACGGATCCCTTATGGAACTATATAGAAACACTTGAGCAGGTCCCTCCTCATCTGTTAAAGGAGATTACCCACTTTTTTGAAACTTACAAGAATCTGGAGAACAAACAAGTGCAGATCTTCGGCTGGCAGGGCCTTGAAGAAGCTGTCAGTATACTAACAGAAGCAAAATCAAGGTATGCCGAACAAAGCGAATGA
- the nth gene encoding endonuclease III: protein MYVEEVISRLKELYPNGYFHVNRDPFYLLISTVLSQRTRDDVTIPTTQKLFSVFPTVEEMAEADVDEIQELIRNVGFYRVKAQRIIDISRIILQDYGGIVPDTMNELLKLPGVGRKTANCVLGYGFEQDVIAVDTHVHRISNRMGLVDTSDPDETEKELEKVVPRDEWKNINGLMVLFGQNVCRPVGPKCDECIMDDICPKMI, encoded by the coding sequence ATGTATGTGGAAGAAGTGATCTCCCGTCTCAAAGAACTGTATCCTAATGGCTATTTTCATGTGAATCGGGACCCGTTCTATCTTCTGATATCCACGGTCCTGTCCCAGCGTACACGCGATGATGTGACAATCCCGACAACGCAGAAGCTTTTCAGCGTATTTCCTACGGTTGAGGAAATGGCAGAAGCTGATGTGGATGAGATACAGGAGCTGATAAGGAACGTGGGCTTCTACAGGGTGAAAGCACAGCGAATCATTGACATTTCCCGGATCATCCTGCAGGACTATGGTGGTATTGTTCCGGACACAATGAACGAGTTGCTCAAGCTTCCGGGAGTCGGAAGAAAGACTGCAAACTGCGTGCTTGGGTACGGATTCGAGCAGGACGTCATAGCAGTGGATACCCATGTTCACAGGATATCCAACAGGATGGGGCTGGTGGATACATCTGACCCGGATGAGACTGAAAAGGAGCTTGAGAAGGTAGTTCCCAGGGATGAGTGGAAGAATATCAACGGTCTGATGGTGCTGTTCGGGCAGAACGTTTGCAGGCCTGTGGGTCCCAAATGTGACGAGTGCATAATGGATGATATCTGCCCTAAGATGATCTGA
- a CDS encoding bifunctional 5,6,7,8-tetrahydromethanopterin hydro-lyase/3-hexulose-6-phosphate synthase, producing MLLVGEALIGENPELAHVDLMIGNKDGPVGQAFANGLTQLSAGHTPLLSVIRPNLPAKPATLIVPKVTVKNMDQAGQIFGPAQAAVAKAVADALEEGAFGDMDVEDLVVVASVFIHPEAKDYNRIYRYNYGATKLAVKRAVDGFPDVDTVLKEKDRMGHAIMGFKVSRLWNPPYLQVALDNPNLPVIQEIVSQIPKSDHVILEAGTPLIKRYGVDVVTKLREIRPDAFIVADLKTLDTGNLEARMVADATADAIVVSALAPVATLNKAIEEAHKTGIYAIMDTLNCDDPVAVLKQLDVLPDVVELHRGIDIEETEHAWGNIDEIKALSPKLLVAVAGGVRINTMPQALKAGADVLVVGRAITNAKDVRQVAEKFIEGLNNPEIDQFRVMTDF from the coding sequence ATGTTATTAGTCGGAGAAGCATTAATCGGCGAGAACCCAGAACTCGCACACGTTGACCTTATGATCGGAAACAAAGACGGTCCTGTGGGTCAGGCATTCGCAAACGGACTGACACAACTTTCAGCAGGCCACACACCTCTGCTTTCAGTTATCCGTCCGAACCTTCCTGCAAAACCTGCAACACTTATCGTGCCAAAGGTCACAGTAAAGAACATGGATCAGGCAGGTCAGATTTTCGGTCCTGCACAGGCAGCTGTGGCAAAGGCAGTTGCAGATGCCCTTGAAGAGGGAGCATTCGGTGACATGGATGTTGAGGACCTTGTGGTTGTTGCAAGTGTTTTCATCCACCCTGAAGCAAAAGACTACAACAGGATATACAGGTACAACTACGGAGCTACGAAACTGGCAGTAAAGCGCGCAGTGGACGGCTTCCCGGATGTAGACACAGTACTCAAGGAGAAGGACAGAATGGGTCACGCAATCATGGGATTCAAGGTATCCAGACTCTGGAACCCGCCATACCTGCAGGTTGCACTTGACAATCCGAATCTTCCTGTCATTCAGGAAATCGTCAGCCAGATCCCAAAGAGCGACCACGTTATCCTTGAAGCAGGTACACCTCTTATCAAGCGCTATGGTGTTGACGTTGTCACAAAGCTCAGAGAGATTCGTCCTGACGCATTCATAGTTGCTGACCTTAAGACCCTGGATACAGGAAACCTTGAGGCACGTATGGTAGCAGATGCAACCGCTGATGCAATTGTGGTTTCTGCACTTGCACCAGTAGCAACCCTTAACAAGGCGATCGAGGAAGCACACAAGACAGGAATCTATGCTATAATGGACACCCTCAACTGTGATGATCCTGTGGCCGTACTCAAGCAGCTCGACGTACTTCCGGATGTTGTAGAACTCCACCGTGGAATCGACATCGAGGAAACAGAACACGCATGGGGCAACATCGACGAGATCAAGGCTCTCTCACCAAAACTCCTGGTGGCAGTGGCCGGCGGTGTCCGTATCAACACAATGCCACAGGCACTTAAAGCAGGTGCAGATGTCCTTGTAGTCGGAAGAGCGATCACCAACGCAAAGGATGTAAGGCAGGTCGCAGAAAAATTCATTGAAGGTCTTAACAACCCTGAGATCGACCAGTTCAGAGTTATGACCGACTTCTAA
- a CDS encoding DUF7507 domain-containing protein has protein sequence MKVRQSILVCFVVAMLLAVASNASAQMVEGTETQITTNESSQIFPDTHDEKVVWMDERNGNWDIYMYNVSQDERIQITTNESGQLYPAIYNNTVVWEDNRTSNQDIFMYNLTSQNETQITMNMSNQTNPEIYNNTVVWEDDRNGNWDIFMYNLTSQNETQITMNMSNQTNPDIYNNTVVWEDNRTGNWDIFMYNLTSRNETQISTNISNQTSPAIYKDTVVWLDDANNSTQVYLYNISTMSESRITMNESMKGSPAIYGDYVVWMDNRSDNWDIYLYDNSSQQEFQVTENGSDQMNCTIYKNMIAWQDDRNNNWDIYMLTLGGNGSNGGNGASGNGQTDGTAAIEVNKTFVSNADEDESADASVNDTLTYNITATNTGNTDLTNVFVEDNLTGQNKSCELLQPGKECVLTTEYIVNVTDLGTNISNMGTANSDQTRQVNDTENVTVPMQEMIIEKMLISNADEDGSNDVSVNDTLTYNITATNNGTANLTNVTVEDDLTGDNKSCPFLQPGEECTLSTEYVVRLSDIGTNISNTGTAYSNQTQPVNDTEEVYVPVPEMSIDKQLVSNADEDSSGNITANDTLTYNITATNTGTTNLTNVVVEDDLTGNSTSCPLLQPGEECPLTIYYVVKSSDVGTIIINTGSAYSNQTRPVYDTAQTEMVSTSAIVTGGNASNGTNVTAENVSAENGVVSNDTTEDEQTIDNASSEVDSTETNDIPAEDNAEDENDAEENGVPEEDSTTNENGSNDEESIAEEDNTNGEDTTVEDNSNEEEEENVEIDNTTEETNS, from the coding sequence TTGAAAGTTAGACAAAGCATACTGGTATGTTTTGTAGTTGCTATGTTGTTAGCGGTAGCAAGCAACGCATCTGCGCAGATGGTTGAAGGAACCGAGACGCAGATAACTACAAACGAGTCCAGTCAGATATTCCCCGATACCCATGATGAAAAAGTAGTCTGGATGGACGAACGCAACGGGAACTGGGATATCTACATGTACAACGTTTCTCAGGATGAGAGAATACAAATTACCACAAATGAATCCGGACAACTTTATCCGGCTATCTACAACAATACCGTAGTCTGGGAAGACAACCGAACATCTAATCAGGACATCTTCATGTATAATCTGACATCTCAGAATGAGACTCAGATAACCATGAACATGTCAAACCAGACAAATCCTGAAATTTACAATAATACCGTAGTCTGGGAAGACGACAGGAACGGCAATTGGGATATTTTCATGTACAATCTGACATCTCAGAACGAGACGCAGATAACTATGAACATGTCAAACCAGACAAATCCCGACATCTACAACAATACCGTAGTCTGGGAGGACAACCGTACCGGCAACTGGGATATTTTCATGTACAATTTGACATCCCGGAACGAGACACAGATAAGTACGAACATATCAAACCAGACAAGTCCTGCAATTTACAAGGACACGGTAGTATGGCTCGATGATGCAAATAACAGCACCCAGGTTTATCTGTATAATATTTCCACGATGAGCGAATCCCGGATAACGATGAATGAATCCATGAAAGGATCACCTGCAATTTACGGTGATTATGTGGTATGGATGGACAACCGCAGTGATAACTGGGATATCTACCTCTATGATAATTCCTCACAGCAAGAATTCCAGGTCACAGAGAACGGATCCGACCAGATGAATTGCACGATCTATAAGAACATGATAGCATGGCAGGATGACCGCAATAATAACTGGGACATCTATATGCTGACATTGGGTGGCAATGGCAGCAACGGTGGTAATGGTGCTTCCGGTAACGGCCAGACAGACGGCACAGCGGCAATTGAAGTGAACAAGACATTTGTATCAAATGCGGATGAGGACGAATCGGCAGATGCGAGTGTCAATGATACGCTGACATACAATATAACTGCCACAAATACCGGCAATACGGACCTGACAAACGTGTTTGTGGAAGACAATCTTACAGGGCAGAACAAAAGCTGTGAGCTGCTGCAGCCGGGAAAGGAATGTGTGCTTACCACAGAGTACATCGTAAACGTTACTGATCTGGGAACGAACATAAGCAATATGGGTACAGCTAATAGCGATCAGACCAGGCAGGTGAATGATACCGAGAATGTAACCGTACCCATGCAGGAAATGATAATTGAGAAAATGTTAATATCGAACGCAGACGAGGACGGGTCAAATGATGTAAGTGTCAATGACACACTGACATACAACATAACTGCAACCAACAACGGTACTGCAAATCTGACGAATGTAACTGTTGAAGACGATCTGACAGGAGACAACAAAAGCTGTCCTTTCTTGCAACCCGGAGAGGAGTGCACACTGAGCACAGAGTATGTCGTCCGGTTGAGTGATATCGGAACAAACATAAGCAATACAGGAACAGCCTACAGTAACCAGACTCAGCCTGTGAACGACACAGAGGAAGTATACGTACCTGTACCGGAGATGAGTATAGACAAGCAACTTGTCTCTAATGCGGATGAAGATTCATCGGGCAATATAACGGCCAATGATACGCTGACATACAATATCACGGCTACAAATACAGGTACTACAAACCTGACAAACGTAGTTGTTGAGGATGATCTGACAGGAAACAGTACAAGCTGTCCACTGCTGCAACCGGGGGAAGAATGTCCATTGACGATATACTATGTCGTAAAGAGCAGCGATGTCGGAACGATCATCATCAACACAGGTTCAGCATACAGCAATCAGACCCGGCCAGTGTATGATACGGCTCAGACAGAGATGGTTAGTACTTCTGCTATCGTAACCGGTGGAAACGCTTCTAATGGCACAAATGTAACGGCAGAAAATGTTTCCGCGGAAAACGGTGTCGTGAGCAATGATACCACAGAAGATGAGCAGACCATTGATAATGCTTCGTCTGAAGTGGATTCTACAGAAACGAATGATATTCCTGCAGAAGATAACGCTGAGGATGAGAACGACGCCGAAGAGAATGGTGTCCCTGAAGAGGACAGTACCACAAACGAGAATGGCAGTAACGATGAGGAAAGTATTGCTGAAGAAGACAATACTAATGGAGAGGATACTACCGTAGAGGATAACAGTAATGAGGAGGAGGAGGAGAACGTCGAAATTGACAATACCACTGAAGAGACAAATTCATAA
- a CDS encoding carboxymuconolactone decarboxylase family protein has protein sequence MSEHEELEHEELLDKMSGKLGFTPQILETLGELDSAFLKKYNLCNHRLLSDGALPAKTKILMALAVVASKQCERCAVVQMKSALKNGATKEEIMETMDVIFITSGAPAVAACRDALKQLK, from the coding sequence ATGTCCGAACATGAAGAACTTGAACATGAAGAATTACTGGATAAGATGAGTGGTAAATTGGGTTTTACTCCACAGATACTTGAAACGCTGGGAGAGCTAGATTCCGCATTTTTGAAAAAATACAATCTCTGCAATCACAGGTTGCTCTCAGATGGTGCCCTGCCTGCTAAAACAAAGATACTGATGGCACTTGCGGTAGTTGCATCCAAGCAGTGTGAGAGATGTGCTGTGGTTCAGATGAAAAGTGCGCTCAAGAACGGTGCCACTAAGGAAGAGATCATGGAAACCATGGACGTCATCTTCATAACTTCGGGAGCACCTGCAGTGGCTGCCTGCCGCGATGCATTGAAACAACTGAAGTGA